A stretch of Tenrec ecaudatus isolate mTenEca1 chromosome 2, mTenEca1.hap1, whole genome shotgun sequence DNA encodes these proteins:
- the POU4F3 gene encoding POU domain, class 4, transcription factor 3 — protein sequence MMAMNAKQPFGMHPGLQEPKFSSLHSGSEAMRRVCLPAPQLQGNIFGSFDESLLARAEALAAVDIVSHGKSHPFKPDATYHTMSSVPCTSTSSAVPISHPAALTSHPHHAVHQGLEGDLLEHISPTLSVSGLGAPEHSVMPAQIHPHHLGAMGHLHQAMGMSHPHAVAPHSAMPACLSDVESDPRELEAFAERFKQRRIKLGVTQADVGAALANLKIPGVGSLSQSTICRFESLTLSHNNMIALKPVLQAWLEEAEAAYREKNSKPELFNGSERKRKRTSIAAPEKRSLEAYFAIQPRPSSEKIAAIAEKLDLKKNVVRVWFCNQRQKQKRMKYSAVH from the exons ATGATGGCCATGAACGCCAAGCAGCCTTTCGGCATGCACCCGGGGCTGCAAGAGCCCAAATTCTCCAGCCTCCACTCCGGCTCCGAGGCCATGCGCCGCGTCTGTCTCCCGGCCCCGCAG ctgcaggggAATATATTTGGAAGCTTTGATGAGAGCCTGCTGGCGCGCGCCGAAGCACTGGCGGCCGTGGACATCGTCTCCCACGGCAAGAGTCATCCGTTCAAGCCCGACGCCACCTACCATACCATGAGCAGCGTGCCCTGCACGTCCACCTCCTCCGCCGTGCCCATCTCCCACCCGGCCGCGCTCACCTCGCACCCGCACCACGCCGTGCACCAGGGGCTCGAGGGCGACCTGCTGGAGCACATCTCGCCCACGCTGAGCGTGAGCGGCCTGGGCGCCCCCGAGCACTCGGTGATGCCCGCGCAGATCCACCCGCACCACCTGGGCGCCATGGGCCACCTGCACCAGGCCATGGGCATGAGTCACCCGCATGCCGTGGCGCCGCACAGCGCCATGCCCGCCTGCCTCAGTGACGTGGAGTCGGACCCGCGCGAGCTCGAGGCCTTCGCCGAGCGCTTCAAGCAGCGGCGCATCAAGCTGGGGGTGACCCAAGCGGACGTGGGCGCGGCGCTGGCCAACCTCAAGATCCCTGGCGTGGGCTCGCTCAGCCAGAGCACCATCTGCAGGTTCgagtcgctcacgctctcgcacaACAATATGATCGCGCTCAAGCCGGTGCTGCAGGCCTGGCTAGAGGAGGCCGAGGCCGCCTACCGCGAGAAGAACAGCAAGCCGGAGCTCTTCAACGGCAGTGAGCGGAAGCGCAAGCGCACGTCCATCGCGGCGCCCGAGAAGCGTTCACTGGAGGCCTACTTCGCCATCCAGCCGCGGCCTTCGTCCGAGAAGATCGCGGCGATCGCCGAGAAACTGGACCTTAAAAAGAACGTGGTGAGGGTCTGGTTCTGCAACCAGAGACAGAAACAGAAACGGATGAAGTACTCGGCTGTCCATTGA